Proteins encoded together in one Candidatus Methylomirabilota bacterium window:
- the yqeC gene encoding selenium cofactor biosynthesis protein YqeC, translated as MTARQPLSAALGLKRDEAVGIVGGGGKSAAMFRLAREVTEGGGRAITTTTTHIFASQLALAPAHLLDAEVTRRRLQAALDEHRHVLITGPTNPETKRTAGISRGRFHELRAWCPDACLLTEADGSRMHPFKAPAEHEPVIPVETTLVLLVVGADVLGAPLDAEHVHRPERVSLLSGARPGATVTPEVVARVLAHPDGGRKGVPPAARLIVVVNKVETLDDRAPARDTAERLLREPAIEAVLLTTLREEQPVLEVFAR; from the coding sequence GTGACGGCCCGGCAGCCGCTGAGCGCCGCGCTGGGTCTCAAGCGCGACGAGGCCGTGGGCATCGTGGGCGGCGGGGGGAAGAGCGCCGCGATGTTCCGACTGGCGCGCGAGGTGACGGAGGGCGGCGGGCGCGCGATTACGACGACGACCACGCACATCTTCGCCTCGCAACTCGCCCTGGCGCCCGCGCATCTTCTCGACGCGGAGGTCACGCGCCGGCGCCTGCAGGCCGCGCTGGACGAGCATCGCCACGTCCTCATCACCGGTCCCACGAACCCCGAGACGAAGCGCACCGCCGGCATCTCTCGTGGGCGCTTCCACGAGCTGCGCGCCTGGTGCCCCGACGCCTGCCTCCTCACCGAGGCCGACGGCTCGCGCATGCATCCGTTCAAGGCCCCGGCCGAGCACGAGCCGGTGATTCCCGTCGAGACCACCCTGGTGCTGCTGGTGGTCGGGGCCGACGTCCTGGGCGCGCCGCTGGATGCCGAGCACGTGCACCGGCCGGAGCGCGTGAGCCTGCTCAGCGGGGCGCGCCCCGGGGCGACGGTGACGCCGGAGGTCGTGGCGCGCGTGCTCGCGCACCCGGACGGCGGCCGCAAGGGCGTGCCCCCCGCCGCGCGGCTCATCGTCGTCGTCAACAAGGTGGAGACCCTCGACGACCGCGCGCCGGCCCGCGATACCGCCGAGCGGCTGCTGCGCGAGCCCGCCATCGAAGCCGTGCTTCTGACGACTTTACGGGAAGAGCAGCCTGTCCTGGAGGTCTTCGCTCGATGA
- a CDS encoding ABC transporter substrate-binding protein has protein sequence MRRARLAALLATGLALLALSLVAPPAGAQGARVYRIGVVEQGGPYSEAIEGLREGLREGGLEEGKHYALKVTDAKGVITVVEAAARQLEADKVDLIFAVSSSTALAVKKATSRVPIVFYAGTDPVESGLVASFRKPGGRLTGVFGRQADVTAKRLELLKAIMPKLARVFTPYNPGNSIAVKAFASAQEAAQQLKVQLIERRVATPDELRTAVRAIKPGEVEALFYVPDAMVTSQVDMIIETAREKRFATMFTDTSTVARGALASYGISFRAVGKLAAKHVQRVLKGTVPGDIPVEQMDRLHFAINLKTAKEIGLTVPHPVLMRADQVVQ, from the coding sequence ATGCGCCGGGCGCGCCTGGCCGCGCTGCTCGCGACGGGTCTCGCCCTGCTCGCCCTCTCCCTCGTCGCCCCTCCGGCCGGCGCGCAAGGCGCGCGTGTCTATCGCATCGGAGTGGTGGAGCAGGGCGGCCCGTACTCGGAGGCGATCGAGGGGCTGCGCGAGGGGCTCCGTGAAGGCGGGCTCGAGGAGGGGAAGCACTACGCCCTCAAGGTGACCGACGCCAAGGGAGTCATCACGGTGGTGGAGGCCGCCGCGCGCCAGCTCGAGGCCGACAAGGTCGACCTGATCTTCGCCGTGTCCTCCTCCACCGCGCTGGCCGTCAAGAAAGCCACGAGCCGCGTGCCCATCGTCTTCTACGCGGGCACGGATCCGGTCGAGTCCGGTCTCGTGGCGAGCTTCCGGAAACCCGGCGGGCGGCTGACCGGGGTCTTTGGCCGACAGGCCGACGTCACCGCGAAGCGACTGGAGCTGCTCAAGGCGATCATGCCGAAGCTCGCGCGCGTCTTCACCCCGTACAATCCAGGCAATTCGATCGCCGTGAAGGCCTTCGCCTCCGCGCAGGAGGCGGCCCAGCAGCTCAAGGTGCAGCTGATCGAGCGTCGTGTCGCCACGCCGGACGAGCTGCGTACGGCGGTGCGTGCGATCAAGCCGGGTGAGGTCGAGGCGCTGTTCTATGTGCCGGACGCGATGGTGACGAGCCAGGTCGACATGATCATCGAGACCGCACGGGAAAAGCGATTCGCCACGATGTTCACGGACACGTCGACCGTCGCCCGGGGGGCGCTCGCCAGCTACGGCATCAGCTTTCGCGCGGTCGGCAAGCTCGCGGCCAAGCATGTCCAGCGGGTGCTCAAGGGCACTGTGCCCGGCGACATTCCGGTGGAGCAGATGGATCGCTTGCATTTCGCCATCAATCTCAAAACCGCCAAGGAGATCGGCCTAACGGTTCCCCATCCGGTGCTCATGCGGGCGGACCAGGTGGTCCAGTGA